One stretch of Candidatus Bathyarchaeia archaeon DNA includes these proteins:
- a CDS encoding cell wall biosynthesis glycosyltransferase — MSQNLDCALSQEAYTHLQKIKQADILVGIPSYNNVLTASYVISQVVKGLETYFPHSRSVIFVSDGNSVDGTLTSIKTVQLPRTHGSQGNLDLIPAVYLGISGKGSALKAVFEAARFLEVKAVALVDSDLRTITPKWMDLLLTPVFEGAGLVVPYYNRRKYDGTITNFLCYPVTASLYGKNVRQPIGGDFGLSAALVEALLGSPLWQMRDVHEFGIDIFETHTALAEGFEVKQAFLGIKDHDPKDPTKQLAPMFRQVIGTMFTCIEKYESKWRPIQEVTELEMVGEEKHINSQPPIPIDLQNMINTFNEKYGSHRNLYNALLSQDLLEEFDRLQNLENSKVSVSMDAWAKTVYAFIAAFHRAEPAARESIIDALQVLWTGRLAAFIKETLLVSPAETEKQIIEQACAFVRLKPYLLERY; from the coding sequence ATGTCTCAAAACCTTGACTGCGCGCTATCCCAAGAAGCCTACACACACCTGCAAAAAATCAAACAGGCCGACATTTTAGTGGGCATACCCAGCTACAACAACGTCTTAACCGCAAGCTACGTTATATCTCAGGTGGTTAAAGGCTTAGAAACCTATTTTCCTCATTCACGTTCAGTAATTTTTGTTTCAGACGGCAACTCTGTAGACGGAACTCTAACCTCAATCAAGACGGTTCAGCTTCCACGCACACACGGCTCACAAGGCAACCTGGACCTGATTCCTGCTGTCTACTTGGGCATTTCAGGCAAAGGCTCCGCTCTTAAAGCCGTTTTTGAAGCCGCCCGTTTTCTCGAAGTGAAAGCGGTAGCGTTGGTTGACTCTGACCTGCGCACGATAACCCCAAAATGGATGGATCTGCTGCTTACCCCAGTCTTTGAAGGGGCAGGTCTGGTGGTTCCCTACTACAACCGCCGTAAATACGATGGAACCATAACCAACTTCTTATGCTACCCTGTCACCGCAAGCCTTTACGGAAAGAACGTGCGGCAACCGATAGGCGGCGACTTTGGGCTTTCCGCGGCGCTGGTTGAGGCACTTTTAGGTTCTCCGCTTTGGCAAATGCGTGATGTGCACGAATTCGGCATCGACATCTTTGAAACGCACACCGCCTTGGCCGAAGGTTTCGAGGTGAAGCAAGCGTTTTTGGGCATCAAAGACCACGACCCAAAAGACCCCACCAAGCAGCTGGCACCCATGTTCCGGCAGGTCATCGGCACCATGTTCACATGCATTGAAAAGTACGAATCCAAATGGAGACCAATCCAAGAAGTTACTGAACTAGAAATGGTGGGCGAAGAAAAACACATCAACTCCCAACCGCCCATACCCATCGACCTGCAAAACATGATAAACACTTTCAACGAAAAATACGGCAGCCACCGTAACCTCTACAACGCCCTACTCAGTCAGGACCTTCTAGAAGAGTTTGACCGACTCCAGAATTTAGAAAACAGCAAGGTTAGTGTTTCGATGGATGCTTGGGCAAAAACAGTTTATGCCTTCATTGCAGCTTTTCACAGGGCAGAACCCGCCGCCCGCGAGTCCATCATTGACGCTTTGCAGGTGCTTTGGACAGGCAGGCTCGCCGCTTTCATTAAAGAAACTTTGCTTGTTAGCCCTGCTGAGACCGAGAAACAAATCATAGAGCAAGCCTGCGCCTTTGTACGGTTAAAACCTTACCTGCTTGAACGCTACTAG
- the ilvD gene encoding dihydroxy-acid dehydratase translates to MRSDEVKLGVERAAARALLKADGLTDEDFGKPFIGIANSYTSIVPGHIHLQRLGEAVKEGILAAGGVPFQFNTIAVCDGIAMGHEGMRYSLPSRELIADSVEVMVQAHRLDGLVTLSNCDKITPGMLMAAARLDVPTISVTGGPMESGFHQGRKVGVDSVFEAVGKAFAGKITNEELSKLERAACPGCGSCNGMFTANTMACMTEALGMSLPYCATALATSAEKERIAKASGEKILELVRKDLKPSSILTKAAFENAVVVDTALGGSTNTVLHLAAIAKEAGVSLPIMTFDDISRKVPHLSSMVPSGPHDMEELGNAGGVPAIMKELASFLNLNSLTVTTKTVGENIQTAQVIDNEVIRPLNNPVHKEGGIAILKGNLAPKGSVVKAVAVSPKMLKHVGPAKVYDSEKEAEAAMKRLEVKAGDVVVIRYEGPRGGPGMPEMLLPTATISGMGLSDSVALITDGRFSGATRGGCIGHVAPEAAEGGPIAVVQNGDVITIDIPNRILSVDLSEQELQHRLAEWKPLPKKITKGYLSRYQPTPSE, encoded by the coding sequence ATGCGAAGCGACGAAGTAAAACTTGGCGTGGAAAGAGCAGCCGCACGTGCCCTGCTCAAAGCCGACGGATTAACCGACGAAGACTTTGGCAAACCCTTCATCGGTATAGCCAACAGCTACACAAGCATCGTTCCCGGTCACATTCACCTTCAACGGCTGGGTGAAGCCGTCAAAGAAGGCATACTTGCTGCCGGCGGAGTTCCCTTCCAATTTAACACCATTGCCGTCTGTGACGGCATCGCCATGGGACATGAAGGCATGCGCTACAGCCTGCCCAGCCGCGAGCTAATCGCTGACTCAGTGGAGGTCATGGTGCAAGCCCACCGATTGGACGGGTTAGTTACGCTTTCAAACTGCGACAAAATCACCCCTGGTATGCTCATGGCAGCCGCGCGGCTTGATGTGCCCACAATTTCAGTCACAGGCGGACCCATGGAATCAGGCTTTCACCAAGGCAGAAAGGTCGGCGTGGACAGCGTCTTTGAAGCGGTCGGCAAAGCCTTCGCAGGCAAAATCACCAACGAAGAACTATCAAAACTGGAACGCGCCGCCTGCCCCGGCTGTGGAAGCTGCAACGGCATGTTCACAGCCAACACCATGGCATGCATGACTGAAGCGTTAGGCATGTCGCTTCCTTACTGCGCAACCGCGTTAGCCACAAGCGCCGAAAAAGAACGCATAGCCAAGGCATCCGGAGAAAAGATTTTGGAGCTTGTCCGCAAAGACCTCAAGCCCAGCAGCATCCTCACAAAAGCGGCTTTTGAAAACGCCGTTGTTGTCGACACCGCATTGGGCGGCTCAACAAACACCGTGTTACATTTGGCTGCCATCGCCAAAGAAGCGGGCGTGTCGCTGCCAATTATGACCTTTGACGACATCAGCCGCAAAGTCCCTCACCTGTCCAGCATGGTCCCCAGCGGACCCCACGATATGGAAGAGCTGGGTAACGCAGGCGGCGTACCTGCCATCATGAAAGAGCTCGCATCATTCCTTAACCTAAATAGCTTAACCGTGACCACTAAGACGGTGGGCGAAAACATCCAAACCGCTCAAGTCATCGACAACGAAGTCATCCGACCCCTAAATAACCCCGTGCACAAAGAAGGCGGCATAGCCATCCTGAAAGGCAATCTCGCGCCGAAAGGTTCCGTGGTCAAAGCCGTTGCCGTGTCACCCAAAATGCTCAAACATGTTGGTCCAGCCAAAGTCTACGACTCCGAGAAAGAAGCCGAAGCCGCAATGAAACGCCTCGAAGTCAAAGCAGGCGACGTGGTTGTTATCCGCTATGAGGGACCACGTGGGGGACCTGGCATGCCCGAAATGCTGTTGCCTACCGCAACAATTTCTGGTATGGGGTTAAGCGACTCCGTGGCGCTCATAACTGACGGGCGCTTTTCAGGTGCGACTCGAGGAGGCTGCATTGGGCATGTGGCGCCAGAAGCGGCGGAAGGCGGACCCATAGCAGTTGTCCAAAACGGCGACGTCATAACCATTGACATCCCCAACCGCATCTTAAGTGTGGACCTTTCCGAGCAGGAACTCCAACATAGACTGGCAGAATGGAAGCCTCTGCCTAAAAAAATAACCAAAGGCTACCTGTCCCGATACCAACCCACACCCTCCGAATAA
- a CDS encoding cation:proton antiporter yields the protein MVDISTALMICATVIIVGFVANYLFNKTRIPDMLILIFIGALAGPILGAIEPAAVQSFAPYIAALALVYILFDGGMGLTIQKVVKHSPRAVILAVVGFILSVLVTAVITIVAFGVPILYGLLFGSIYGGSSSIVVISVASKIKISEKAATTLILESAITDILCIVVSLVIIGVITTGQTNYSSIAVGIGGKFLIGAAIGVFVGLIWLLIMRRVNTLPFSYILTLAIVMFAYAFSESLGGSGALSALLFGLVLGNEQQILSFFKLSDNGEVAITDGLRRFESEIAFLIRTFFFVFLGIIATFSSLSLLAVGVILSVALLGARYGAVWLTTIKSEMRTESKLMSTILTRGLAAAVLATLPAQYGLPYADLFVNTAVVVIVTTAIIASIGIFTNKK from the coding sequence GTGGTTGACATCTCCACTGCACTTATGATATGTGCTACCGTAATCATAGTAGGGTTCGTAGCGAACTACCTTTTCAACAAAACCCGAATACCGGACATGCTTATCCTAATCTTCATAGGTGCACTCGCAGGACCAATCTTGGGAGCAATAGAACCCGCTGCTGTTCAGAGCTTTGCCCCCTACATCGCCGCTTTAGCGCTGGTTTACATACTGTTTGATGGCGGCATGGGTTTAACCATACAAAAAGTGGTAAAACACAGTCCAAGAGCGGTAATTCTCGCAGTTGTCGGATTCATCCTAAGCGTTCTGGTCACCGCGGTCATAACCATCGTCGCCTTCGGCGTACCCATCCTTTACGGGTTACTGTTTGGAAGCATCTACGGCGGAAGCAGCTCCATCGTGGTAATCTCTGTAGCCTCAAAAATCAAAATTAGCGAAAAAGCCGCCACCACCCTAATCTTGGAATCCGCAATAACAGACATCCTCTGCATCGTCGTAAGCTTAGTCATAATCGGCGTAATAACCACAGGACAAACAAACTACTCCTCAATTGCAGTGGGTATCGGAGGCAAATTCTTAATCGGCGCAGCCATCGGCGTGTTTGTCGGCCTCATCTGGCTACTGATCATGAGACGAGTTAACACACTTCCCTTCTCATACATACTCACCCTAGCAATAGTCATGTTTGCATATGCCTTCTCAGAGAGCCTTGGCGGAAGCGGAGCACTTAGCGCACTGCTATTTGGATTAGTCTTGGGCAATGAACAGCAAATCTTGAGCTTTTTCAAGCTTTCCGACAATGGAGAAGTCGCCATAACAGATGGCTTAAGACGATTCGAATCGGAAATCGCCTTCCTCATACGCACCTTCTTCTTTGTGTTCCTAGGGATAATTGCCACCTTCTCAAGCCTCAGTCTTCTGGCGGTGGGAGTGATTTTGTCTGTTGCACTACTAGGGGCTAGATACGGCGCAGTATGGCTAACCACCATAAAAAGCGAAATGAGAACCGAAAGCAAACTGATGTCAACAATTCTCACCCGAGGCTTAGCCGCAGCCGTATTAGCCACATTACCCGCACAATACGGGCTACCCTACGCTGACCTATTCGTGAACACAGCCGTTGTGGTCATCGTGACAACTGCAATCATAGCCAGCATCGGCATATTCACCAACAAAAAATAG
- the pheA gene encoding prephenate dehydratase, whose product MKVAFQGEQGAYSESAVYQFFGSNAQVKPCREFRDVFESVQKQETSFGVVPVENSLEGSVNQNYDLFLQYDLKVCGEVIVKIEHCLIVNPGTSLADIKAVYSHPQALAQCRTFLERSKFELIPTYDTAGSVKMLKENSFRNAAAIASERAAKLYGMQILANDIADNHENYTRFFVLSQEDAQFSGKDKTSIIFSAAHSPGSLYHALGEFARRGINLTKIESRPTKQKPWEYNFYLDFEGHRSEARCVEALKGLEKFAAFVKILGSYPKANRLP is encoded by the coding sequence GTGAAAGTTGCCTTCCAAGGCGAACAAGGCGCATACAGCGAAAGTGCAGTGTACCAGTTTTTTGGTTCCAACGCACAGGTGAAACCCTGCCGCGAATTCCGTGACGTCTTTGAAAGCGTACAAAAACAAGAAACCTCCTTTGGGGTGGTTCCTGTAGAGAACAGCTTAGAAGGCAGCGTAAACCAGAACTATGACCTTTTTTTGCAGTACGACTTGAAGGTCTGCGGGGAAGTCATCGTCAAAATTGAACACTGCCTCATCGTGAATCCCGGGACCTCACTGGCGGACATAAAAGCGGTTTATTCGCATCCGCAGGCGCTGGCTCAGTGTCGAACGTTTCTGGAACGGTCCAAGTTTGAACTTATCCCAACATATGACACGGCGGGTAGCGTAAAGATGCTAAAAGAAAACAGTTTCCGTAACGCTGCGGCTATCGCCAGCGAACGGGCAGCTAAACTTTATGGCATGCAGATTCTTGCCAACGACATCGCGGATAACCATGAAAACTATACGCGGTTCTTTGTTTTATCTCAAGAGGACGCCCAGTTTTCAGGCAAAGACAAAACCTCCATAATTTTCTCAGCGGCTCATTCGCCTGGTTCCCTTTACCATGCTTTGGGGGAATTTGCAAGACGCGGCATAAACTTGACTAAAATTGAGTCCCGACCCACAAAGCAGAAGCCTTGGGAGTACAATTTTTATTTAGATTTTGAAGGTCACCGAAGTGAAGCCCGTTGTGTGGAGGCGCTTAAGGGGCTGGAGAAGTTTGCGGCTTTTGTAAAGATTTTAGGGTCGTACCCTAAAGCTAATCGCCTGCCATAG
- a CDS encoding peptidylprolyl isomerase, with translation MIVGVIIAAIVVVGVVLALSQNALFANPSSSPSPSPSGSPTPMPTAAPPLTSPEGEYSADGTQVLLETSMGNIIIQMRDDKPITTQNFVNLVNQGLYDDTVFHRIIDGFMIQGGMNQSADVAKISDEIGNDNRNVEGTIAMAKTDEPNSATSQFFINVDDNGNNVIDQAGTKFDAVYTVFGKVISGMDVVTNISKVPVTSNVYGEYSQPIDEVTLIRAQVLP, from the coding sequence ATGATAGTGGGTGTTATCATAGCTGCTATAGTGGTCGTGGGAGTCGTTTTGGCTCTGAGTCAAAATGCCTTATTTGCTAACCCTTCCAGCAGCCCCTCACCATCTCCAAGTGGGTCTCCAACTCCGATGCCCACTGCTGCGCCTCCGCTGACTTCTCCCGAAGGTGAATACAGTGCAGACGGAACCCAAGTTCTTCTGGAAACCTCAATGGGCAACATCATAATTCAGATGCGTGATGACAAGCCGATAACTACCCAAAACTTCGTGAACTTGGTGAATCAAGGATTATACGACGACACTGTCTTTCACCGAATCATTGATGGTTTCATGATTCAGGGTGGAATGAACCAATCTGCAGATGTTGCAAAAATCTCTGATGAGATTGGTAACGACAACCGAAACGTGGAAGGCACCATAGCTATGGCAAAAACCGACGAGCCTAACTCGGCGACCAGCCAGTTCTTCATAAATGTAGATGACAACGGAAACAATGTTATCGACCAAGCAGGAACCAAATTCGACGCAGTCTACACCGTCTTTGGCAAAGTAATCAGCGGCATGGATGTTGTTACAAACATCTCTAAGGTGCCCGTGACATCAAATGTTTACGGGGAATATTCGCAGCCCATTGACGAAGTCACGTTAATTAGGGCACAAGTTCTGCCTTAA
- a CDS encoding 2-isopropylmalate synthase, producing MRDVKWGIALSNPNCFPKKIRILDTTLRDGEQTPGVSLTPENKLRIAKRLDELGVDIIEAGFAAVSQGELEAVKLIAQAGLKAEICSCSRGTINDIDAVAKAEADSIHLVIPTSDIHIDWKLKKTRDQVLQITEKCVKHAKDCGLVVELSAEDSTRSDRDYLKKVFSTGISAGADRVVACDTVGVLTPEKAYEFYHDLVESLTVPVSVHCHNDFGMAVANSVSALRAGCSEVHCTINGLGERAGNASLEEIVVALKSLYEIDAGVKTELLYSTSQLVSRLTGIMVQPNKAIVGENAFTHESGIHTQGLLENPSTYESIDPSMVGVARRISPGKHSGTHAIKASVESMGIHPNEEQLKEIWLRVKTVGDKGKTVSDADLLAIAEAVTGLAKLKVIQLQEVTVVSGNKVTPTASVRLKLNQNELTEAATGVGPVDAVINAVKKAVSATEPITLEQYHVKSITGGTDAMVEVVVRMRKGNKTATATGVREDIVMASMDAVLAGMNVLTALNGNGTKAVNQ from the coding sequence GTGAGAGATGTAAAATGGGGTATTGCTTTATCCAACCCTAACTGTTTCCCGAAAAAAATAAGAATTTTAGACACCACACTCCGCGATGGTGAACAAACACCCGGAGTCAGCTTGACTCCTGAAAACAAACTCCGCATTGCTAAACGCCTAGACGAACTCGGAGTGGACATAATCGAGGCTGGTTTTGCAGCGGTTTCCCAAGGCGAACTGGAAGCAGTCAAGCTCATCGCCCAAGCAGGTTTGAAAGCGGAAATCTGCAGCTGCTCCCGAGGAACCATAAACGACATCGACGCAGTCGCAAAAGCCGAAGCCGACAGCATCCACTTGGTGATTCCCACAAGCGACATCCATATAGACTGGAAACTCAAAAAAACCCGCGACCAAGTTCTGCAGATCACCGAAAAATGTGTCAAACACGCCAAAGACTGCGGCTTAGTGGTGGAGCTTTCGGCAGAGGATTCAACCCGAAGCGACCGCGACTACCTCAAAAAGGTTTTCAGCACTGGAATCTCCGCCGGTGCCGACCGCGTTGTTGCATGCGACACCGTTGGAGTGTTGACGCCTGAAAAAGCCTATGAGTTCTACCATGACCTCGTCGAAAGCTTAACCGTCCCCGTAAGTGTCCATTGCCACAACGACTTTGGCATGGCAGTAGCCAACTCAGTTTCGGCTTTACGGGCAGGCTGCAGCGAAGTTCACTGCACCATCAACGGGTTAGGCGAACGCGCAGGAAACGCCTCCTTAGAGGAGATTGTAGTTGCACTCAAATCCCTCTACGAGATAGACGCAGGAGTCAAAACTGAACTGCTCTACAGCACCTCACAGCTGGTTTCACGGCTCACAGGCATCATGGTACAACCTAACAAGGCAATTGTCGGCGAAAACGCCTTCACCCACGAATCAGGCATCCACACCCAAGGCTTGCTGGAGAACCCGTCCACCTACGAATCCATTGACCCAAGCATGGTCGGCGTAGCAAGACGCATCTCGCCAGGCAAACACAGCGGCACCCACGCCATAAAAGCCTCCGTGGAATCCATGGGCATACACCCCAATGAAGAGCAACTCAAAGAGATTTGGCTCCGAGTAAAAACCGTAGGCGACAAAGGCAAAACCGTTTCCGACGCAGACTTGCTGGCAATCGCCGAGGCAGTCACTGGTTTAGCAAAACTCAAGGTGATTCAGCTACAGGAAGTCACTGTTGTCAGCGGAAACAAAGTCACGCCCACCGCGTCAGTAAGGCTAAAGCTAAACCAGAACGAACTCACTGAAGCAGCCACAGGGGTGGGCCCCGTTGACGCCGTCATAAACGCAGTCAAGAAAGCGGTGTCGGCAACAGAACCCATAACGTTGGAGCAGTACCATGTGAAGTCGATTACTGGTGGAACAGACGCCATGGTTGAAGTCGTGGTTCGCATGCGCAAAGGCAACAAAACAGCCACAGCCACTGGAGTGCGCGAAGACATCGTCATGGCAAGCATGGACGCGGTACTTGCAGGCATGAACGTACTGACAGCGTTAAACGGCAACGGTACAAAAGCCGTGAACCAATAA